CAGGGCcctctgccaccagctctgccagAAGCTCTCCATGGGGAGtcacaggcaggggcaggagcagaggagacACAGGGGAACACACggggggggacacaggagggaGCAAAGGTCCTGTGCTGTGCACTGACGGGGGGGTTAGAAGAGGTGAATTACCGCAAACTCAGAATAGGTGCTGGCAACAGAACTAACGCTGTGGTTAcgctgggcaggggctctgggggtgcaCCCACCGCTCAGGGTGGTTCCGTCCAGCTGCGACACGTTCTCCTTGTTCTGCTCCCTCAGCCTGCGTCGGGGGGGCTTCACTGCCGGGCGGGTGGGGGTCCGGGCCCGGCTGAACTGTGGGGAGAGGTGACAGTTACGGGATGCAGGAAcggagcacaggcaggagagcaCCCTCCACTCTGAGGAGCCAGAGCAGTGTCAGGCTCCAAGAGCTCTCCAGACTCTGGCGTTTAGTTCTGGCCCCTGAAACATacagcacagaatcacagaatccttcaATGATGTGGGTGAAAAGGAACTTTAAAGCCCATTTtgttctgcccctctgccataggcagggatgCCACTCACTACCCAAGGATGCTCAGGCCCTGTCTGGCAGCCCACACGTTTTGAAGGTCCCTCAAGCTCAGAACTAAGGAAGAGGTGTACTAGAAAAACAGGCTGGAATAAGATTTTCTggcaccctcctcctcctccctcaggTCCCAGAAACACCCCAGCAGGatggccacagccccacagagcagaCTGCAGACAAACAGGGGCTTCTGTCCCCCACGACCTCAGCAGAGGAGGCGGTGAACCACAGGGTGACAGCAGAAGAGCTGCACCACCTCAGCTGACCTGTCCCTTGCAGCCCAGCCCCGGCAGGGAGCCCCCACCTTCTTCCCGGAGGGTGGGAGCCGAGAGGTGGGCGAGTGGGAGATGGCTCCCCCAAAGGCTGAGCGAACAGTGGTGTTGGACATGGTGCTGGCGCTGGAGGTGCCGTGGAGCTGAGGAGAGAGCACACGTCACACAGGACACCTTCCCTTCCCGTCCCCACGGGGCCGAGGCCAGCCCgaggctgtgctccaggcacacccagcccagcccagcagggacattTTACCTTGCTTACTTTGGCAGGTGTGTGGGGGCTGAGCATGCGCCGCTTGATGGGCGTGCGCGGGGCGCTGCCGTAGAGCATCTCTGCCTCCATCTCCCGGCTCTTCTTCAGGTGCTGTGGGACACGCCTGCACTCACACACTGAGCACCAGGGGCTGCTGACAGTGTGACACCGCCAGGCTCCCTGCTGACAGCCTGGCACGGCCACGCAGCAGGAACTTCAGCACAGAGTCACATGTGGCCAGAGCCAAGTGTCacctctggcacagctggggccaCAAAAGGGCTTGGCCCATGCAGATGTGACACAGTGGGCACCAGCCCCACTGCCTGCTGCTTCCAAGCTGGGAAtgagctggcagagcccagggcagtggcTGGGGCCCAGCAGGGGACACCCCTAGGCTGGCATTCTCAGGCAGAAGCCAACATGCTCAGCTCTCTACTCACCCgctcctgcttctccttctccttctccagccagtactgctgccactgctctgACACATACTCCATGAACTGCTGCCCCTTCACCAGGAAAGCTCCCTTGAACTCCTCCTCCCAGGTCTGGACcttcttctccagctcctcctgcagctgatcAGGACACGAGGGCAGTGTAGGGGCTGCCCTGAACGCAGATGTCCCCACACCcaaggatttctttttctgtggtCAGTGGGACCACAGGTCCTTCCCCAGGGCTGGACTTACCCTAGACAGCGTCTTCTGCAGCTTTGCTCGCTGCTTCTCCTCCTTCAAAAGGTTTCCTCCTCGATTGGTGAAGCGACTGGGGTCATTTGCTTTACGCTGGTAGAGCAGGGTGGTCAAGAGAGACAGACACACCACCCACTCCCCTCAGCCTCACATGGTGAAGGCCTCAGAGaagccagccctgcacaaaCACCCCCCAGTGCTTGAAACACAGCAcctcatccctgccctggccccccatgactccctgctccttccagagCGCTGTCCCAGGGGAGCAGAGGTACACCCTGACCCACGGCTCCCCATGCTCCTGCCTGGACAATACCTCCAGCTCCAGGAACAGCTTCCAGTTCTCCTCCCACTTCCGAACAGCCTCGAACAGATCTTTGTGTGTTTCATAGTAGATCTTCATCTTGCCCACCTCAGCGTCATGCAGCTCGAGCAGGGTCTCTGTGTAATCCTCTGGCAGGGCACAAGAGCCAGGTCAGGGGGCTGCTGGAAGCCCTGGGATCCCTCCCCAGATCTGCCTACCCAGCCAGCACCCACCATCATAGAAGGGGCTGaacctttccctctgctcttggCTGTAGAAGCATTTGTCCCAGTAGTCAGCCAGCTCTGCCCGGATGGCGTGGATGACAGATTTCATGTTCTGCAGCTTCAGCTCCTCCAGTTGGtccacctcctgctgcagctgccccccAGAACAGAGCAAGGTcaaggaggagaggggagaacAGGGTTCATCTTCTGCATGAGCCACTCTCTAGAAGAGGCAGCTGCCACACcagcctccagctcctccctgcacGAAGGCAGAATTTGCCCCGCTCCCCTCACCCCTCACTGAGCAGCCAGGAGCATGagagcccctggggctgctgccccagccctgccaccgtGAGCACAGCAGGGTCTTACAGCTCTCCTGGTTCGGGCTCTGGAGCCGGCCAGGTGCACGGCCGAGGAgtctctctgctcctgggggaTCTGCAGCCGCTCCCAGAGCGCCAGGATCCGGGCGCGCAGCTCCGCGCACACCGCCTCGTTCAGGGCCCGCCGCCCTTCCAGCTGCACGCAGGGAGGGGAGTGCGGGGTCAGCACAgcctctggctctgctgcaccCACAGAGCCTCACCGTGGCACACGAGAGCTCCTCAGTGCCCCTGGAAGGCTGCTCTAACACACAGCAGCCTTGCCAAAACCCAGCGGCTGCTCTTACATCGTgatggcagccccagcactggctCAGGGCACTGCATACCTGCTGCAGCAGGTTCTGGAGGGCCATGATGTTGTCCTCGGACAGGCAGAAcgcctcctcatcctcacacaCCACGTCCTGCTCAAAGCTGGTGTCTGGGGTGTGGTCCAGCTCCTCCATGAGCAGAATGATCTGACGCTTGTGGCTGACAAATTCTTCCCGCCTTTGCTCCTGGGGTGGGGCAGTGTCAGAACCAGGGGCCCCCTGTGGGTGCCTCAGCGACCCCTGAGCCCCAGGCTCACCTTCAGGGTGTTGAGGGAGGCCACGTGGCGCCGGTAGCGGTCCAGGTCGTCCAGGCTGGGCACGCTGCCAGTGTCGATGGTGAacagggctgtgcacaggatgtCACACAGGGCCcggtcctgctcctgcagggccttCAGCTCCTGCTTGCGGTCCTGCTTCTGCTTCTGCAGCACCTCCACACATGTGCGCAGGTTCTTCTCCATCTGCAGGATGGTACTTTCCTCCGTCTGCAAGAGGCCAGAAATCAGCTCTGTTCCACACTTCTCCAGCACCTGGCTCATGCTTCTTTTATACAAAGACTGCGGCCACCAGGCCTGGGTGTGAGTAGATGTTCCCCAGAAAGGTGCACGAACACCAGCAACACCCCAAACAAGGTGCTGGAGAGGACCACACAGCCACCTACCAATGCCTGCCCTGTGAGGAGCCACAAAGCCCTCGGCTCTACCAAGCACCCAGAAAAGCAGTTTTAAATAGATATTTGCCTTCTAAGCTCTCGCCTCTTGGGACACGCAGGCAGAGGCCAGGCAGACCCCAGGATTCCCTGCCTCACCTCAAAGGGGCCCAGCTGGAGCTCCCTGCACAGGGTGTCCAGCTCCTTCCGGCACAGGGCGATGCTCTTCAGCAGACGCTCCTTCAGGCTTTCCTCCTCCGCCACCATCATGTCCAGGAGGCTCTGCAGCACGGGTGTGGTTAGAGGCAGAGCGGGCAGGGCAGCGGGACCACCGCGAGGGACCCACGGCTGAGCCCGAGCTTGGTGGGGGGATCCCGGGGCTGCGCAGGGCGGGGGCAGAGGCGCGGTAACAGCCGGGCAGGGACCCCCGGCGCtcccggcagccccggccccgtGCTGGAGCCCCGAGAGAGCGGCACTGGGTGGGCTCACTCCGAGCTGCTCGGGTCGCGGGCTGCCGCTGCATGCAGCAGGTGCGCGGCCCAACAGAAGAACCGGCGCCCCTCACCTTGATGTGCTTCCTGACGACATCCGTGCGCTCCAGGCGCTGCTCCTCGGGAATGCCGATCTCTTCCCAGATGTCCCGCAGCGCCGCCATGGCGCGGTTCAGGCAGGACACGGCCTCGTTCGCCAGCACCTCGCTGGGCACGGCGGGGCCGTCAGCGGCACAGCCGGGCCGGGGCCCGAGAGC
Above is a genomic segment from Agelaius phoeniceus isolate bAgePho1 chromosome 13, bAgePho1.hap1, whole genome shotgun sequence containing:
- the PRC1 gene encoding protein regulator of cytokinesis 1 isoform X3 → MRPRGGAVTRAGRGGGLAPDWLAAPKALHSHWLRAAWGGTGRGLGGGCGRGRGGAAASQRGRGSSNRRRAAMERGAVRKSEVLANEAVSCLNRAMAALRDIWEEIGIPEEQRLERTDVVRKHIKSLLDMMVAEEESLKERLLKSIALCRKELDTLCRELQLGPFETEESTILQMEKNLRTCVEVLQKQKQDRKQELKALQEQDRALCDILCTALFTIDTGSVPSLDDLDRYRRHVASLNTLKEQRREEFVSHKRQIILLMEELDHTPDTSFEQDVVCEDEEAFCLSEDNIMALQNLLQQLEGRRALNEAVCAELRARILALWERLQIPQEQRDSSAVHLAGSRARTRRALQQEVDQLEELKLQNMKSVIHAIRAELADYWDKCFYSQEQRERFSPFYDEDYTETLLELHDAEVGKMKIYYETHKDLFEAVRKWEENWKLFLELERKANDPSRFTNRGGNLLKEEKQRAKLQKTLSRLQEELEKKVQTWEEEFKGAFLVKGQQFMEYVSEQWQQYWLEKEKEKQERHLKKSREMEAEMLYGSAPRTPIKRRMLSPHTPAKVSKLHGTSSASTMSNTTVRSAFGGAISHSPTSRLPPSGKKFSRARTPTRPAVKPPRRRLREQNKENVSQLDGTTLSAPTLKGFQL
- the PRC1 gene encoding protein regulator of cytokinesis 1 isoform X2: MRPRGGAVTRAGRGGGLAPDWLAAPKALHSHWLRAAWGGTGRGLGGGCGRGRGGAAASQRGRGSSNRRRAAMERGAVRKSEVLANEAVSCLNRAMAALRDIWEEIGIPEEQRLERTDVVRKHIKSLLDMMVAEEESLKERLLKSIALCRKELDTLCRELQLGPFETEESTILQMEKNLRTCVEVLQKQKQDRKQELKALQEQDRALCDILCTALFTIDTGSVPSLDDLDRYRRHVASLNTLKEQRREEFVSHKRQIILLMEELDHTPDTSFEQDVVCEDEEAFCLSEDNIMALQNLLQQLEGRRALNEAVCAELRARILALWERLQIPQEQRDSSAVHLAGSRARTRRALQQEVDQLEELKLQNMKSVIHAIRAELADYWDKCFYSQEQRERFSPFYDEDYTETLLELHDAEVGKMKIYYETHKDLFEAVRKWEENWKLFLELERKANDPSRFTNRGGNLLKEEKQRAKLQKTLSRLQEELEKKVQTWEEEFKGAFLVKGQQFMEYVSEQWQQYWLEKEKEKQERHLKKSREMEAEMLYGSAPRTPIKRRMLSPHTPAKLHGTSSASTMSNTTVRSAFGGAISHSPTSRLPPSGKKFSRARTPTRPAVKPPRRRLREQNKENVSQLDGTTLSGGCTPRAPAQRNHSVSSVASTYSEFARQLSKASSFESTSRVLNSTTNNAA
- the PRC1 gene encoding protein regulator of cytokinesis 1 isoform X4, yielding MRPRGGAVTRAGRGGGLAPDWLAAPKALHSHWLRAAWGGTGRGLGGGCGRGRGGAAASQRGRGSSNRRRAAMERGAVRKSEVLANEAVSCLNRAMAALRDIWEEIGIPEEQRLERTDVVRKHIKSLLDMMVAEEESLKERLLKSIALCRKELDTLCRELQLGPFETEESTILQMEKNLRTCVEVLQKQKQDRKQELKALQEQDRALCDILCTALFTIDTGSVPSLDDLDRYRRHVASLNTLKEQRREEFVSHKRQIILLMEELDHTPDTSFEQDVVCEDEEAFCLSEDNIMALQNLLQQLEGRRALNEAVCAELRARILALWERLQIPQEQRDSSAVHLAGSRARTRRALQQEVDQLEELKLQNMKSVIHAIRAELADYWDKCFYSQEQRERFSPFYDEDYTETLLELHDAEVGKMKIYYETHKDLFEAVRKWEENWKLFLELERKANDPSRFTNRGGNLLKEEKQRAKLQKTLSRLQEELEKKVQTWEEEFKGAFLVKGQQFMEYVSEQWQQYWLEKEKEKQERHLKKSREMEAEMLYGSAPRTPIKRRMLSPHTPAKVSKLHGTSSASTMSNTTVRSAFGGAISHSPTSRLPPSGKKGPELNARVWRALGA
- the PRC1 gene encoding protein regulator of cytokinesis 1 isoform X1; protein product: MRPRGGAVTRAGRGGGLAPDWLAAPKALHSHWLRAAWGGTGRGLGGGCGRGRGGAAASQRGRGSSNRRRAAMERGAVRKSEVLANEAVSCLNRAMAALRDIWEEIGIPEEQRLERTDVVRKHIKSLLDMMVAEEESLKERLLKSIALCRKELDTLCRELQLGPFETEESTILQMEKNLRTCVEVLQKQKQDRKQELKALQEQDRALCDILCTALFTIDTGSVPSLDDLDRYRRHVASLNTLKEQRREEFVSHKRQIILLMEELDHTPDTSFEQDVVCEDEEAFCLSEDNIMALQNLLQQLEGRRALNEAVCAELRARILALWERLQIPQEQRDSSAVHLAGSRARTRRALQQEVDQLEELKLQNMKSVIHAIRAELADYWDKCFYSQEQRERFSPFYDEDYTETLLELHDAEVGKMKIYYETHKDLFEAVRKWEENWKLFLELERKANDPSRFTNRGGNLLKEEKQRAKLQKTLSRLQEELEKKVQTWEEEFKGAFLVKGQQFMEYVSEQWQQYWLEKEKEKQERHLKKSREMEAEMLYGSAPRTPIKRRMLSPHTPAKVSKLHGTSSASTMSNTTVRSAFGGAISHSPTSRLPPSGKKFSRARTPTRPAVKPPRRRLREQNKENVSQLDGTTLSGGCTPRAPAQRNHSVSSVASTYSEFARQLSKASSFESTSRVLNSTTNNAA